In the Mycolicibacter sp. MU0102 genome, one interval contains:
- the leuS gene encoding leucine--tRNA ligase: MNEAPTTQGSSDPTDQAPRHRYNATLAGRIEDTWQHHWEQAGTFNVANPVGSLAPTDGSTVPAGKMFVQDMFPYPSGDGLHVGHPLGYIATDVYARYFRMTGHNVLHALGFDAFGLPAEQYAVQTGTHPRIRTEANVENFRRQLRRLGLGHDNRRSFSTTDVDFYKWTQWIFLQIYNAWFDASANKARPISELIAEFDSGARTLDDGRDWVQLSAGERADVIDGHRLVYRTDSMVNWCPGLGTVLANEEVTADGRSDRGNFPVFRKRLRQWMMRITAYSDRLLDGLELLDWPEKVKTMQRNWIGRSTGAAALFGAATTDGAAVDIEVFTTRPDTLFGATYLVLAPEHELVDRLTVDVWPDGVDQRWTFGAVTPTAAVADYRKAIAAKSDLERQENKTKTGVFLGSYATNPANGQQVPIFIADYVLAGYGTGAIMAVPGHDQRDWEFAAEFGLPVVEVIAGGDISESAYAGDGTLVNSGPLDGMAVGDAKKAMTQQLEAQGRGWARIEYKLRDWLFARQRYWGEPFPIVFDADGRAHSLDAAALPVELPDVADYSPVLFDPDDASSEPSPPLAKATDWVHVELDLGDGLQPYTRDTNVMPQWAGSSWYELRYTDPHNTERFCAPENEAYWMGPRPTEHGPNDPGGVDLYVGGAEHAVLHLLYCRFWHKVLYDLGHVSSREPYRRLVNQGYIQAAAYTDSRGSYVPAADVVERDGKFYLPGADGDTEVFAEYGKMGKSLKNSVSPDEICDSYGADTLRVYEMSMGPLDMSRPWATKDVVGAHRFLQRVWRLVVDEETGETRTLDGEPDTETLRLLHRTIVGVSEDYAALRNNTAAAKLIEYTNHLTKQHRDGVPRSAVEPLALLLAPLAPHLAEELWRRLGHDDSLAHGPFPVADPAYLVTDTVDYPVQVNGKKRGLVTVPTDADGDAIKAAALADEKVQAFLSGATPKKVIVVPGRLVNLVV, encoded by the coding sequence GTGAACGAAGCCCCGACCACCCAGGGATCCAGCGACCCCACCGACCAGGCACCCCGGCACCGCTACAACGCGACGCTGGCCGGGCGAATCGAAGACACCTGGCAGCACCACTGGGAGCAGGCGGGCACCTTCAACGTCGCCAACCCGGTCGGTTCGCTCGCACCGACCGACGGTTCGACCGTTCCCGCCGGCAAGATGTTCGTGCAGGACATGTTCCCCTACCCGTCCGGGGACGGCCTGCATGTCGGGCACCCGCTCGGCTATATCGCCACCGACGTCTACGCCCGCTACTTCCGGATGACCGGCCACAACGTGCTGCACGCCCTGGGCTTCGACGCCTTCGGCCTGCCGGCCGAGCAGTATGCCGTGCAGACCGGCACCCACCCGCGCATCCGTACCGAGGCCAACGTCGAGAACTTCCGCCGGCAACTACGGCGCCTCGGCCTAGGTCACGACAATCGGCGCAGCTTCTCTACCACCGACGTCGACTTCTACAAGTGGACGCAATGGATCTTCCTGCAGATCTACAACGCCTGGTTCGACGCGAGTGCGAACAAGGCGCGTCCGATCTCCGAGCTGATCGCCGAATTCGACTCTGGAGCGCGCACTCTTGACGACGGCCGGGACTGGGTGCAGCTGTCGGCCGGTGAGCGCGCTGACGTCATCGACGGCCACCGACTGGTCTACCGCACGGACTCGATGGTCAACTGGTGTCCGGGGCTGGGCACCGTGTTGGCCAACGAAGAGGTCACCGCTGATGGGCGAAGCGACCGCGGCAATTTCCCGGTGTTCCGGAAGCGGTTGCGGCAGTGGATGATGCGGATCACCGCGTACTCCGACCGACTGCTCGATGGTCTCGAACTGCTGGACTGGCCGGAGAAGGTCAAGACCATGCAGCGCAACTGGATCGGACGCTCCACCGGTGCGGCGGCATTGTTCGGCGCGGCCACCACCGACGGTGCAGCGGTGGACATCGAGGTGTTCACCACACGCCCGGACACGCTTTTCGGTGCCACCTACCTGGTGCTCGCCCCCGAGCACGAGCTGGTCGACCGGCTGACCGTCGACGTGTGGCCGGACGGTGTCGATCAACGCTGGACTTTCGGAGCAGTCACCCCGACCGCCGCCGTCGCGGACTATCGCAAGGCGATCGCGGCGAAGTCGGACCTGGAGCGCCAGGAGAACAAGACCAAAACCGGTGTGTTCCTGGGCAGTTACGCCACCAATCCCGCCAACGGGCAGCAGGTGCCGATCTTCATCGCCGACTACGTGCTGGCCGGCTACGGCACCGGCGCCATTATGGCGGTCCCCGGGCACGACCAGCGAGACTGGGAGTTCGCGGCCGAATTCGGCCTTCCGGTGGTCGAAGTCATTGCCGGCGGGGACATCTCAGAATCCGCTTACGCCGGGGACGGCACTCTGGTCAATTCCGGTCCGCTGGACGGCATGGCCGTGGGTGACGCCAAGAAGGCGATGACGCAACAGCTGGAGGCTCAGGGCCGGGGCTGGGCGCGCATCGAATACAAGTTGCGAGACTGGCTATTCGCCCGGCAGCGGTACTGGGGCGAGCCGTTCCCGATCGTCTTCGATGCCGACGGTCGCGCACACTCGCTGGACGCGGCGGCACTGCCGGTCGAGCTGCCCGACGTCGCCGACTACTCACCGGTGCTGTTCGACCCGGACGATGCGTCCAGCGAACCCTCACCCCCGCTGGCCAAGGCGACCGACTGGGTGCATGTCGAGCTGGACCTCGGCGACGGACTGCAGCCCTACACCCGTGACACCAATGTCATGCCGCAGTGGGCCGGAAGTTCTTGGTACGAGTTGCGTTACACCGACCCGCACAACACCGAACGCTTCTGCGCGCCGGAGAACGAGGCCTACTGGATGGGGCCGCGGCCCACCGAGCACGGACCCAACGACCCGGGCGGTGTCGACCTCTACGTGGGCGGCGCCGAGCACGCGGTGTTGCACCTGCTGTACTGCCGCTTCTGGCACAAGGTGCTCTACGACCTCGGGCACGTCAGCTCGCGCGAACCCTACCGCCGGTTGGTCAACCAGGGCTACATCCAGGCTGCCGCCTACACCGACTCCCGAGGGTCTTACGTGCCGGCCGCCGATGTCGTGGAACGCGACGGAAAGTTCTATCTCCCGGGCGCCGACGGCGACACGGAAGTCTTCGCCGAGTACGGAAAAATGGGTAAGAGCCTGAAGAATTCGGTATCTCCCGACGAGATCTGCGACAGCTACGGAGCCGACACCCTGCGGGTCTACGAGATGTCGATGGGCCCGCTGGATATGTCGCGGCCGTGGGCCACCAAGGACGTCGTCGGCGCACATCGCTTCCTGCAGCGGGTGTGGCGGCTGGTTGTTGACGAGGAGACTGGCGAGACCCGGACGCTCGATGGCGAACCGGACACCGAGACACTGCGACTGCTGCACCGCACCATCGTGGGTGTGTCGGAAGACTATGCGGCACTGCGCAACAACACCGCGGCTGCCAAGCTGATCGAGTACACCAACCACCTGACCAAACAGCATCGCGACGGGGTACCACGCTCGGCCGTCGAGCCATTGGCCCTGCTGCTCGCACCGCTGGCCCCGCACCTGGCCGAGGAGCTCTGGCGGCGACTCGGCCACGATGACTCGCTGGCGCACGGACCGTTCCCAGTGGCTGACCCGGCCTACCTGGTGACCGACACCGTCGACTACCCGGTACAGGTCAACGGCAAGAAGCGCGGACTGGTCACGGTGCCCACCGATGCCGATGGCGACGCGATCAAGGCCGCTGCCCTGGCCGACGAGAAGGTGCAGGCATTCCTGTCCGGTGCCACCCCGAAGAAGGTGATCGTGGTGCCCGGCCGATTGGTGAATCTGGTGGTGTGA